From Xenopus tropicalis strain Nigerian chromosome 3, UCB_Xtro_10.0, whole genome shotgun sequence, the proteins below share one genomic window:
- the lrrtm4 gene encoding leucine-rich repeat transmembrane neuronal protein 4 isoform X4 codes for MGFQLMNQLKGMSLTLLLLPALIVVMVVGAQKTCPKNCRCDGKIVYCESHAFRDIPQNISGGSQGLSLRYNSIKMLKSHQFSGLNQLVWLYLDHNYISTVDEDAFQGIRRLKELILSSNKISYLGNSTFHPVPNLRNLDLSYNKLQTLQSEQFKGLRKLLILHLRSNSLKTVPVRVFQDCRNLDFLDLGYNRLRSLSRNAFAGLLKLKELHLEHNQFSKVNFAHFPRLFNLRSLYLQWNKIRSISQGLTWTWSALQNLDLSGNDIQNLEPGTFQCLPNLQKLNLDSNKLTNVTQETLNAWISLTSITLSGNIWECTKKICPLVFWLKNFKGNKESIMICASPKNMQGEKVTDAVETYNICNETPVLATERAYPTTKPPPKPQFTPKPTIYKLESVSSTPYTSSPSPALQTPMAEQEYEHVSFHKIIAGSVALFLSVAMILLVIYVSWKRYPASMKQLQQSSMMKRRRKKARESERQINSPLQEYYVDYKPSNTESMDVLVNGSGPCAYTISGSRECEARYSQVSTVQASLC; via the coding sequence GTTTCCAACTGATGAATCAGCTGAAAGGCATGAGTTTAACATTGCTACTACTGCCTGCTCTCATCGTAGTGATGGTTGTGGGGGCTCAGAAGACCTGTCCAAAGAACTGTAGGTGCGACGGCAAAATTGTATATTGTGAGTCCCATGCTTTTAGAGACATCCCACAGAATATATCAGGTGGCTCCCAAGGACTATCCTTGCGTTACAATAGCATCAAGATGCTAAAATCCCACCAATTTTCTGGCCTTAACCAGCTGGTCTGGCTCTACCTTGACCACAATTACATTAGCACGGTGGATGAGGATGCTTTCCAAGGAATCCGTCGACTGAAGGAACTAATTCTGAGCTCCAATAAAATTTCCTACCTGGGCAACAGCACCTTCCATCCTGTCCCCAACCTGAGGAATTTGGATCTATCATACAACAAGCTGCAGACACTGCAGTCTGAGCAGTTCAAAGGTCTCCGCAAGCTCTTAATACTGCACCTGCGCTCTAACTCACTGAAAACTGTGCCAGTTCGGGTTTTTCAGGACTGCCGTAACTTGGATTTTTTGGATTTGGGTTACAACCGGCTTAGGAGTCTTTCTCGTAATGCATTTGCTGGTCTTCTGAAGCTCAAGGAACTCCACCTGGAGCACAATCAGTTCTCTAAGGTGAACTTTGCTCACTTCCCTCGCCTCTTTAACCTGCGTTCCCTTTACTTGCAATGGAACAAAATCCGATCTATCAGCCAGGGGTTAACCTGGACTTGGAGTGCCCTGCAAAACCTTGACCTTTCGGGAAATGATATACAAAACCTAGAACCTGGAACTTTCCAGTGTCTCCCAAACCTACAGAAACTTAACTTGGATTCCAACAAACTTACAAATGTCACACAGGAAACTCTCAATGCTTGGATATCGTTGACCTCCATAACGCTCTCGGGAAACATTTGGGAATGCACCAAAAAAATATGCCCTCTTGTTTTCTGGCTAAAAAACTTCAAGGGGAACAAGGAAAGCATCATGATATGTGCAAGCCCCAAAAACATGCAAGGAGAGAAAGTTACTGATGCAGTGGAAACCTACAATATCTGTAACGAAACACCTGTCTTGGCCACTGAAAGAGCTTATCCAACAACCAAACCACCCCCAAAGCCACAGTTTACTCCCAAGCCTACCATATACAAATTGGAGAGTGTCTCATCGACCCCCTACACTTCCAGCCCTTCTCCAGCTCTGCAGACCCCCATGGCCGAACAGGAATATGAGCATGTTTCATTCCACAAAATAATTGCTGGAAGTGTGGCCCTTTTTCTCTCAGTGGCGATGATTTTATTAGTCATCTATGTATCGTGGAAACGTTACCCAGCCAGCATGAAACAGCTTCAACAATCGTCCATGATGAAGAGGCGCCGGAAAAAGGCCAGAGAGTCTGAGAGACAGATAAACTCTCCCTTACAGGAGTATTATGTGGACTACAAACCTTCCAACACCGAGTCCATGGATGTATTGGTTAATGGATCTGGACCCTGTGCATATACCATTTCTGGCTCCCGGGAATGTGAG
- the lrrtm4 gene encoding leucine-rich repeat transmembrane neuronal protein 4 isoform X3 produces MGFQLMNQLKGMSLTLLLLPALIVVMVVGAQKTCPKNCRCDGKIVYCESHAFRDIPQNISGGSQGLSLRYNSIKMLKSHQFSGLNQLVWLYLDHNYISTVDEDAFQGIRRLKELILSSNKISYLGNSTFHPVPNLRNLDLSYNKLQTLQSEQFKGLRKLLILHLRSNSLKTVPVRVFQDCRNLDFLDLGYNRLRSLSRNAFAGLLKLKELHLEHNQFSKVNFAHFPRLFNLRSLYLQWNKIRSISQGLTWTWSALQNLDLSGNDIQNLEPGTFQCLPNLQKLNLDSNKLTNVTQETLNAWISLTSITLSGNIWECTKKICPLVFWLKNFKGNKESIMICASPKNMQGEKVTDAVETYNICNETPVLATERAYPTTKPPPKPQFTPKPTIYKLESVSSTPYTSSPSPALQTPMAEQEYEHVSFHKIIAGSVALFLSVAMILLVIYVSWKRYPASMKQLQQSSMMKRRRKKARESERQINSPLQEYYVDYKPSNTESMDVLVNGSGPCAYTISGSRECELCWSLRCVETIGGCQEDAIIQDKAETKAEQAARYSQVSTVQASLC; encoded by the coding sequence GTTTCCAACTGATGAATCAGCTGAAAGGCATGAGTTTAACATTGCTACTACTGCCTGCTCTCATCGTAGTGATGGTTGTGGGGGCTCAGAAGACCTGTCCAAAGAACTGTAGGTGCGACGGCAAAATTGTATATTGTGAGTCCCATGCTTTTAGAGACATCCCACAGAATATATCAGGTGGCTCCCAAGGACTATCCTTGCGTTACAATAGCATCAAGATGCTAAAATCCCACCAATTTTCTGGCCTTAACCAGCTGGTCTGGCTCTACCTTGACCACAATTACATTAGCACGGTGGATGAGGATGCTTTCCAAGGAATCCGTCGACTGAAGGAACTAATTCTGAGCTCCAATAAAATTTCCTACCTGGGCAACAGCACCTTCCATCCTGTCCCCAACCTGAGGAATTTGGATCTATCATACAACAAGCTGCAGACACTGCAGTCTGAGCAGTTCAAAGGTCTCCGCAAGCTCTTAATACTGCACCTGCGCTCTAACTCACTGAAAACTGTGCCAGTTCGGGTTTTTCAGGACTGCCGTAACTTGGATTTTTTGGATTTGGGTTACAACCGGCTTAGGAGTCTTTCTCGTAATGCATTTGCTGGTCTTCTGAAGCTCAAGGAACTCCACCTGGAGCACAATCAGTTCTCTAAGGTGAACTTTGCTCACTTCCCTCGCCTCTTTAACCTGCGTTCCCTTTACTTGCAATGGAACAAAATCCGATCTATCAGCCAGGGGTTAACCTGGACTTGGAGTGCCCTGCAAAACCTTGACCTTTCGGGAAATGATATACAAAACCTAGAACCTGGAACTTTCCAGTGTCTCCCAAACCTACAGAAACTTAACTTGGATTCCAACAAACTTACAAATGTCACACAGGAAACTCTCAATGCTTGGATATCGTTGACCTCCATAACGCTCTCGGGAAACATTTGGGAATGCACCAAAAAAATATGCCCTCTTGTTTTCTGGCTAAAAAACTTCAAGGGGAACAAGGAAAGCATCATGATATGTGCAAGCCCCAAAAACATGCAAGGAGAGAAAGTTACTGATGCAGTGGAAACCTACAATATCTGTAACGAAACACCTGTCTTGGCCACTGAAAGAGCTTATCCAACAACCAAACCACCCCCAAAGCCACAGTTTACTCCCAAGCCTACCATATACAAATTGGAGAGTGTCTCATCGACCCCCTACACTTCCAGCCCTTCTCCAGCTCTGCAGACCCCCATGGCCGAACAGGAATATGAGCATGTTTCATTCCACAAAATAATTGCTGGAAGTGTGGCCCTTTTTCTCTCAGTGGCGATGATTTTATTAGTCATCTATGTATCGTGGAAACGTTACCCAGCCAGCATGAAACAGCTTCAACAATCGTCCATGATGAAGAGGCGCCGGAAAAAGGCCAGAGAGTCTGAGAGACAGATAAACTCTCCCTTACAGGAGTATTATGTGGACTACAAACCTTCCAACACCGAGTCCATGGATGTATTGGTTAATGGATCTGGACCCTGTGCATATACCATTTCTGGCTCCCGGGAATGTGAG